The genomic region AGTTCTGTGGTGCTCTGGCAGTTGGAGCAACTATTCACGGCGGGCAGGAACATACTATTCAGGCAATTCACAGCTGGGCTCTCATTCACGGCATGCTTGTATTTGGTGACACATCACCAACAGCCCATTTTGGCTGCGCAGCAGTGGCGAGTCAGAAGGACGGCAAGTTTGAGTTCAACAAAGGCGGCATTGAAACGGCAAAAAGCCTCGGAAGGCATATAAACGAGATAGCCGAAATGCTTAAATAATATTCGTGGGCAGCTGAGGCTGCCCACATTTCTATTGGAATATTTTTCAAAATGCCATTCAAGCGTGCAAAAATTTTAAAAGCTTGAACCTTTTCGGTAGTCCTAAATCCTAAAATTTGATATGATTAAATTTACTCGGCGATGTAAGCATTTCATAAGATATGCTTGATAAAAAATAGGGAGCAAATATGAATAATTATAAAAACATTAACGAGAAAACTGTTCTTGAAAATATATTTGAAATTTTTCTATGGAAGAGTCGATTGGCGGTTATAATTGCAGTCATTCCTTCAATTCTGGCATCTCTTTCACTTTTTTTCATAGGAACTCATAAAATCCTTAAAGTTTTTTTGCAAACTTTCGGCAATTTCATGAATTATGAAAAAGGATTTTATAAATATGCGGTTATGGACGTTGTCACGGCGGTGGATATATATCTTATAGCAACTGTTATGATAATTTTTGGCTTGGGTCTATACGAACTTTATGTTAGTAAACTAGATCCTGCTGAACATTCTGAAATCATTAAAATACTTAAAATTAAATCTCTTGATGATTTGAAAGGAAAATTAGGTAAAGTTATTTTGATGGTTTTAATAGTTACATTTTTTAAATATGCACTACAGATACCATATCACAATCCACAAGAACTTTTAATTCTATCCATTTCTATTCTTTCAATATCCGGAGCCATTTTTCTCAGTGCTCGCCACTAAAGTGAAGAGATCAGGAGGAGAATGATATGATGTCATTTTTAACTGCGCACAACAAGCTGGTATCTGGCTTCGTTTTACTTCTCCCAAATTTGCTCTGTTTCGCTCCACAAACTTCAGATACCTGCAAAACGATAGCCGAAACTTAAAGTAGTCTCCGTTAATTAAAACTGCATTTACGCTGGTTCGAACAATGAAAAAACGATTGATGGAAATATACAGGGAACTTTTCAAAGAAGATTACGTGGAAAAAAGCATGGAAAGATGTAAAAATTCCAGATGTTTGTGGCTTGTTGTTGACATTTCATCCGTTTCAAGTATTGTTTCTGCCGATTTGGGAATAAGAAGACAGCGGGAAAAAAGACCGATGATAACATCCAAAAAGGTGAAATCAAACTACATCTGTACGTTTCTCACAACAAAAAGCAGACATTGCGGTTATGACCTTGAACCTGTCAGAGTGGATTTACAAAAATGTAATAAACTTTGTGATGAATTTCACTTCATCAAACAGAGTTACAAATTCATCTATATAGATTTCAGGAGAAATACACGCAGGAAAGTTTTTAAAATTCCAGAATACTTTGTAAAAGACGAAAATCTGTTTAAATTCTGCGGAGTATGCGGTGAGTAACTTTCTGTCACCAGAAATCATCGACAAGATAACTTCCGTTTTAATCAAGAAGTTAACGGAAAAAGAAAAGCAAATTATACTTAAGCAGTATGGTGAATGCAGCTTTCAGGTTATAAGGGCTGAAGTTTCTTACATCCTTACGGAGAAAAAGGAAATTATTGAGCAAAAAAAGGAAGTAAATTTCAGTTTCCTGTACACTATAGTACGCAACTACTTTCAGGATAAATTTTTAAAGGGTAGAATCCAGCACATTTTAAAAGAAAAGTCTCTTCCCGAATTTTCAGGGAAAAGTATAAGCCGCTCAGTCATAGCATTCCTTTTTGCAGAAGAGATGGTAGAAATAGTAGCTAACCATCTCTCAAGCAAGGAACTTGAAACACTATGTTGGATGATGTTCAACAAAAAGTATCCCTCTGAGGAAAATCCATTCTTATCAGCCCTATCCAGAGAGGCCAAATATAAAAGGTGGAATAGGCTAAAGCCAAAACTGAATTCTCTCTTTAAGGAATATGGATCTTTAAACGAAGAAGAATTTGTGCTTTTCTGTGAACTCTACATGTCAAAAATCTGTAAGAAATTTCGTTTAAAAGGGTAGAAGGTATGGCTACATTGAATGAATTATTGAAGGACTACATTGAAATTAATGGAGAAGTAAAGGTGATGTTTGAGCATAGAAAAAACGTGACAGAAGTTCAAATAGGCGATGTTTTAGAGTTTACAACAAATAAAAATCCTATACTTGTCTGTGTATTAGATAGTGCTTTTCCCTGCGAAACCGTTCTCATGTCCTACCTCTGGGAAATGGCAACTTCCAGCGACCTGATAGTCAACTTTGAACATCCTTTAAGGGACAAATGGATTTTGCAAGGTGATATGGTTCTTTACATAACAGAAAACTTGCTTGGCTCGGCAAAACTTGTCG from Desulfurobacterium sp. TC5-1 harbors:
- a CDS encoding YqhA family protein codes for the protein MNNYKNINEKTVLENIFEIFLWKSRLAVIIAVIPSILASLSLFFIGTHKILKVFLQTFGNFMNYEKGFYKYAVMDVVTAVDIYLIATVMIIFGLGLYELYVSKLDPAEHSEIIKILKIKSLDDLKGKLGKVILMVLIVTFFKYALQIPYHNPQELLILSISILSISGAIFLSARH